From the Solanum lycopersicum chromosome 10, SLM_r2.1 genome, one window contains:
- the LOC101245513 gene encoding protein FAR-RED-ELONGATED HYPOCOTYL 1-LIKE isoform X1: MEDDQNMHICAHINSVDMSKLLPTSLAYFNKKRKFQAEQLGMPLPKHVCSYQSSAECTSSHTGTAAKESSACMIIVENAARGQDDDIELESENGSNSFCEDADSVTSHEAKLDPGCLKACSSDHASTSSVNLWGNLYSLESRSVTKLMPDRPEQSPTGRVWGTLHHGSGCDPSMDYEEHLLGLGNHEDCTCAECRTEGIELATEKEVENLLNANVNPNNYVLSSGRWTVNQDSQPSSTKLTIDKEFEQYFSMLML, encoded by the exons atggaggaTGACCAAAATATGCATATCTGTGCTCATATCAACAG TGTTGATATGAGCAAGTTACTGCCTACCAGCCTTGCTTACTTTAACAAGAAAAGGAAGTTTCAAGCTGAACAATTGGGAATGCCGCTACCTAAGCATGTGTGCTCATATCAGAGCTCTGCTGAATGTACTTCTTCACATACTGGCACAGCAGCTAAAGAATCTTCGGCATGCATGATTATAGTAGAAAATGCTGCAAGGGGCCAAGATGATGATATAGAACTAGAATCTGAGAATGGCAGCAATAGCTTTTGTGAAGATGCTGATTCTGTCACGTCTCATGAGGCTAAACTTGATCCTGGATGTCTGAAAGCATGTTCATCTGATCACGCTTCAACTTCATCTGTTAATTTGTGGGGCAACCTTTATTCTTTGGAGAGCAGATCAGTGACAAAATTAATGCCTGATAGGCCGGAGCAATCCCCTACCGGCAGAGTATGGGGTACTCTACATCACGGTTCCGGATGCGACCCGTCAATGGATTATGAGGAGCACTTGTTGGGATTGGGGAATCATGAGGATTGCACTTGCGCAGAATGCAGGACTGAGGGCATTGAGCTCGCAAcagaaaaagaagttgaaaacTTGCTTAATGCCAATGTGAATCCTAACAATTATGTTCTTTCATCTGGAAGATGGACTGTTAACCAAG ATTCACAGCCAAGTTCCACAAAACTAACCATTGATAAGGAGTTTGAGCAGTACTTTTCCATGCTTATGCTGTAA
- the LOC101245513 gene encoding protein FAR-RED-ELONGATED HYPOCOTYL 1-LIKE isoform X2, which yields MSKLLPTSLAYFNKKRKFQAEQLGMPLPKHVCSYQSSAECTSSHTGTAAKESSACMIIVENAARGQDDDIELESENGSNSFCEDADSVTSHEAKLDPGCLKACSSDHASTSSVNLWGNLYSLESRSVTKLMPDRPEQSPTGRVWGTLHHGSGCDPSMDYEEHLLGLGNHEDCTCAECRTEGIELATEKEVENLLNANVNPNNYVLSSGRWTVNQDSQPSSTKLTIDKEFEQYFSMLML from the exons ATGAGCAAGTTACTGCCTACCAGCCTTGCTTACTTTAACAAGAAAAGGAAGTTTCAAGCTGAACAATTGGGAATGCCGCTACCTAAGCATGTGTGCTCATATCAGAGCTCTGCTGAATGTACTTCTTCACATACTGGCACAGCAGCTAAAGAATCTTCGGCATGCATGATTATAGTAGAAAATGCTGCAAGGGGCCAAGATGATGATATAGAACTAGAATCTGAGAATGGCAGCAATAGCTTTTGTGAAGATGCTGATTCTGTCACGTCTCATGAGGCTAAACTTGATCCTGGATGTCTGAAAGCATGTTCATCTGATCACGCTTCAACTTCATCTGTTAATTTGTGGGGCAACCTTTATTCTTTGGAGAGCAGATCAGTGACAAAATTAATGCCTGATAGGCCGGAGCAATCCCCTACCGGCAGAGTATGGGGTACTCTACATCACGGTTCCGGATGCGACCCGTCAATGGATTATGAGGAGCACTTGTTGGGATTGGGGAATCATGAGGATTGCACTTGCGCAGAATGCAGGACTGAGGGCATTGAGCTCGCAAcagaaaaagaagttgaaaacTTGCTTAATGCCAATGTGAATCCTAACAATTATGTTCTTTCATCTGGAAGATGGACTGTTAACCAAG ATTCACAGCCAAGTTCCACAAAACTAACCATTGATAAGGAGTTTGAGCAGTACTTTTCCATGCTTATGCTGTAA
- the LOC104644405 gene encoding probable protein S-acyltransferase 16 isoform X1 gives MKATRGCRFSFHVTLVSAAIAYIYFSTVFVFIDQWLGLWSSPGILNAILFSVVALFCILSYPLAIYTDPGRVPSSFIPDVEDPENTVQEIKRKGGDMRYCQKCSLYKPPRAHHCRVCNRCVLRMDHHCVWMNNCVGHANYKIFFIFVLYAVIACIYSLVLLVGSITIDSPKHDQQSEGSYRTVYILSGLLLVPLSLVLGFFLGWHVHLILQNKTTIEYQEGVRAMWLAEKGGHVHSHPYDLGAYENLISVLGPNVCCWACPTTRHIGSGLRYRTPFEGFSSTSR, from the exons ATGAAAGCAACACGTGGCTGCAGATTCTCCTTCCACGTCACCCTCGTCTCTGCGGCAATTGCTTACATTTACTTCTCCACTgtatttgtattcattgatCAGTGGTTGGGACTTTGGTCGTCTCCCGGTATACTTAACGCCATCCTGTTTTCCGTCGTTGCTCTCTTCTGCATTTTGAGTTACCCACTTGCAATATACACTGATCCGGGTCGTGTTCCTAGCTCATTCATACCCGATGTCGAAGACCCGGAGAATACGGTTCAAGAGATCAAGCGAAAG GGTGGGGATATGAGATACTGCCAGAAGTGTTCCCTTTATAAGCCTCCACGTGCCCATCATTGTCGTGTATGTAATAGATGTGTACTGCGAATG GATCATCATTGTGTGTGGATGAATAATTGTGTGGGCCATGCAAACTACAAGATCTTCTTCATCTTCGTTTTATACGCAGTTATTGCTTGCATATATTCCCTG GTTCTGCTTGTTGGTAGCATAACTATTGATTCTCCAAAGCACGACCAGCAAAGTGAAGGTTCTTACAGAACAGTATAT ATTCTTTCAGGGCTTCTACTGGTCCCACTAAGCTTGGTACTGGGTTTTTTTTTGGGTTGGCATGTGCACCTGATTTTGCAAAACAAGACAACCATTGAG TACCAAGAAGGTGTCAGAGCTATGTGGCTGGCTGAAAAGGGAGGTCATGTGCATTCACATCCATATGATCTTGGTGCATATGAGAATTTGATATCA GTTCTAGGCCCAAATGTATGTTGCTGGGCGTGCCCCACAACAAGGCATATAGGTTCTGGCCTTCGATATCGGACACCATTTGAGGGCTTTTCCTCGACATCAAGATAA
- the LOC104644405 gene encoding probable protein S-acyltransferase 16 isoform X2, producing MKATRGCRFSFHVTLVSAAIAYIYFSTVFVFIDQWLGLWSSPGILNAILFSVVALFCILSYPLAIYTDPGRVPSSFIPDVEDPENTVQEIKRKGGDMRYCQKCSLYKPPRAHHCRDHHCVWMNNCVGHANYKIFFIFVLYAVIACIYSLVLLVGSITIDSPKHDQQSEGSYRTVYILSGLLLVPLSLVLGFFLGWHVHLILQNKTTIEYQEGVRAMWLAEKGGHVHSHPYDLGAYENLISVLGPNVCCWACPTTRHIGSGLRYRTPFEGFSSTSR from the exons ATGAAAGCAACACGTGGCTGCAGATTCTCCTTCCACGTCACCCTCGTCTCTGCGGCAATTGCTTACATTTACTTCTCCACTgtatttgtattcattgatCAGTGGTTGGGACTTTGGTCGTCTCCCGGTATACTTAACGCCATCCTGTTTTCCGTCGTTGCTCTCTTCTGCATTTTGAGTTACCCACTTGCAATATACACTGATCCGGGTCGTGTTCCTAGCTCATTCATACCCGATGTCGAAGACCCGGAGAATACGGTTCAAGAGATCAAGCGAAAG GGTGGGGATATGAGATACTGCCAGAAGTGTTCCCTTTATAAGCCTCCACGTGCCCATCATTGTCGT GATCATCATTGTGTGTGGATGAATAATTGTGTGGGCCATGCAAACTACAAGATCTTCTTCATCTTCGTTTTATACGCAGTTATTGCTTGCATATATTCCCTG GTTCTGCTTGTTGGTAGCATAACTATTGATTCTCCAAAGCACGACCAGCAAAGTGAAGGTTCTTACAGAACAGTATAT ATTCTTTCAGGGCTTCTACTGGTCCCACTAAGCTTGGTACTGGGTTTTTTTTTGGGTTGGCATGTGCACCTGATTTTGCAAAACAAGACAACCATTGAG TACCAAGAAGGTGTCAGAGCTATGTGGCTGGCTGAAAAGGGAGGTCATGTGCATTCACATCCATATGATCTTGGTGCATATGAGAATTTGATATCA GTTCTAGGCCCAAATGTATGTTGCTGGGCGTGCCCCACAACAAGGCATATAGGTTCTGGCCTTCGATATCGGACACCATTTGAGGGCTTTTCCTCGACATCAAGATAA
- the LOC778362 gene encoding uncharacterized protein LOC778362 has translation MASSSIACVQFSVKKSLVIPSTIVGTKSPVTHKNKKQRSLKVVAAIGDVSSDGTVYLIAGAAAVALVGTAFPILFSRKDLCPECDGAGFVRKGGAAALKANAARKDEVQIVCANCNGLGKLNQVDK, from the exons ATGGCCTCCTCCTCTATAGCTTGTGTGCAATTTTCAGTGAAGAAATCCCTTGTAATTCCATCAACTATTGTTGGTACAAAATCCCCTGTAActcataaaaacaaaaaacagaGATCGTTGAAAGTGGTGGCCGCCATTGGAGATGTTTCATCCGATGGAACAGTTTACTTAATTGCTGGTGCTGCTGCTGTAGCATTAGTCGGAACTGCTTTCCCTATACTCTTTTCTCGCAAAGACCT GTGTCCAGAATGTGATGGGGCAGGATTTGTGAGGAAAGGAGGGGCGGCAGCTTTGAAAGCGAATGCAGCTAGAAAAGATGAAGTTCAGATTGTTTGTGCAAATTGCAATGGTCTTGGCAAACTCAACCAAGTAGACAAGTAA
- the LOC101249777 gene encoding ribulose bisphosphate carboxylase/oxygenase activase, chloroplastic yields the protein MAASVSTIGAASKAPLSLNNSVAGTSVPSTAFFGKSLKKVYAKGVSGPKVSNRNLRIVAQEVDETKEDRWKGLYDNTSDDQQDIARGKGLVDSLFQAPTGTGTHHAIMNSYEYVSQALKTYQLDNKLDGFYIAPAFMDKLVVHITKNFLTLPNIKVPLILGVWGGKGQGKSFQCELVFRKMGINPIMMSAGELESGNAGEPAKLIRQRYREAAEIIRKGNMCCLFINDLDAGAGRMGGTTQYTVNNQMVNATLMNIADNPTNVQLPGMYNKQENARVPIIVTGNDFSTLYAPLIRDGRMEKFYWAPTREDRIGVCKGIFRTDNVPEEAVVKIVDSFPGQSIDFFGALRARVYDDEVRKWVSGTGIELIGEKLLNSRDGPPTFEQPKMTLEKLLEYGNMLVQEQENVKRVQLAETYLKEAALGDANADAINTGTF from the exons ATGGCTGCCTCAGTGTCAACCATTGGAGCTGCCAGCAAAGCACCA TTGAGTTTGAACAACTCAGTTGCTGGAACTTCCGTTCCAAGCACCGCCTTCTTTGGAAAATCCTTGAAAAAAGTGTATGCAAAAGGTGTTTCCGGCCCCAAGGTTTCAAACAGGAACTTGAGGATTGTAGCTCAAGAAGTAGACGAAACGAAAGAGGACAGATGGAAGGGTCTTTATGATAACACATCGGATGACCAACAGGACATTGCAAGGGGTAAGGGTCTGGTTGACAGTCTTTTCCAGGCTCCTACTGGTACTGGTACTCACCACGCCATCATGAATTCCTACGAATACGTCAGCCAGGCTCTTAAAAC GTACCAATTGGACAACAAATTGGACGGTTTCTACATTGCTCCTGCTTTCATGGACAAACTTGTTGTTCACATCACCAAGAACTTCTTGACATTGCCCAACATCAAG GTTCCACTCATCTTGGGTGTATGGGGAGGCAAAGGTCAAGGTAAATCATTCCAATGTGAGCTTGTCTTCAGAAAGATGGGAATCAA CCCCATTATGATGAGTGCCGGAGAATTGGAAAGTGGAAATGCAGGAGAGCCAGCTAAATTGATTAGGCAAAGGTACAGAGAGGCAGCTGAAATCATCAGGAAAGGAAACATGTGTTGTCTCTTCATCAACGATCTCGATGCAGGAGCTGGTAGAATGGGTGGAACTACCCAATACACCGTCAACAACCAGATGGTGAATGCCACCCTCATGAACATTGCTGACAACCCAACAAATGTCCAGCTCCCTGGTATGTACAACAAGCAAGAGAACGCCAGGGTACCCATTATTGTCACTGGTAACGACTTCTCCACATTGTATGCTCCTCTTATCCGTGATGGTCGTATGGAGAAGTTCTACTGGGCACCAACTAGGGAGGATAGAATTGGTGTTTGCAAGGGTATTTTCAGAACTGACAACGTCCCTGAGGAAGCTGTTGTAAAGATTGTCGATTCCTTCCCTGGACAATCTATTG ATTTCTTTGGTGCTTTGAGGGCACGAGTATATGACGATGAAGTGAGGAAATGGGTTTCAGGAACTGGAATTGAACTCATTGGTGAAAAACTTTTGAACTCTAGAGATGGACCCCCAACTTTTGAGCAACCAAAAATGACCCTTGAGAAGCTCCTTGAGTATGGTAACATGCTTGTTCAAGAGCAAGAGAATGTCAAGAGAGTCCAGTTGGCTGAAACCTATCTTAAAGAGGCAGCTCTCGGAGATGCTAACGCTGATGCCATCAACACTGGAACTTTCTAA
- the LOC101263480 gene encoding subtilisin-like protease SBT5.6 — MKNYLIIVFLYYLFLIMSLGDFVSCTEETKVYIVYRGEHNGDKIWKEIEDHHCSFLQGTTSKEDVRTSLVQSCKNVINGFSALLTPQEADIISGMEGVISVFHSDPDTTRSWDFVSLLEGTSLINYGEELSKNGNYGEDIIVGVIDTGVWPESSSFNDKGMGPVPKSWNGTCQEGFAFNAPHCNRKLIGAQYYLKGYEAHYGPLNETRDFRSPRDVDGHATHLAVVNASAIGGFAKGTATGGAPNVRLAINKVCWPVPTKTLAQGNTCLPDDTLAAFDEDAIANGVHVLSISLGSRPIKTYYRQNSIAIGSLNVVKRNIVTVLTLLVHLL, encoded by the exons ATGAAGAACTATCTTATAATTGTATTTCTCTATTATCTCTTCCTAATTATGAGCCTTGGTGACTTTGTTTCATGTACTGAAGAAACAAAGGTATATATAGTGTACCGTGGAGAGCATAATGGAGAcaagatttggaaagaaatagAAGATCACCACTGTTCATTTCTTCAGGGTACTACTTCTAAAGAAGATGTTAGAACATCACTTGTTCAAAGCTGTAAGAACGTCATCAATGGCTTCTCCGCTTTGTTAACACCACAAGAAGCTGATATAATATCAG gGATGGAAGGGGTAATATCAGTATTTCACAGTGATCCTGACACTACAAGATCATGGGACTTTGTGAGCTTACTGGAAGGAACTTCACTGATAAATTATGGAGAAGAATTGTCAAAAAATGGCAATTATGGAGAGGATATCATTGTTGGGGTTATAGACACTG GGGTGTGGCCAGAATCTTCAAGTTTCAATGATAAAGGAATGGGACCAGTTCCAAAGTCATGGAATGGAACTTGCCAAGAAGGTTTCGCCTTCAACGCCCCTCATTGCAACAG GAAATTAATTGGAGCACAATACTATTTAAAAGGTTACGAAGCACACTATGGTCCTCTTAATGAGACGAGGGACTTTCGATCACCTAGAGATGTAGATGGTCATGCTACTCACTTAGCAGTTGTAAATGCATCAGCTATTGGTGGATTTGCAAAGGGTACAGCCACTGGAGGTGCACCAAATGTTCGTCTCGCCATCAATAAAGTATGCTGGCCAGTTCCAACGAAGACCTTAGCTCAGGGAAATACATGCCTTCCAGATGACACTCTTGCTGCTTTTGATGAAGATGCCATAGCTAATGGAGTTCATGTACTTAGTATTTCTCTAGGATCTCGACCTATAAAAACATATTACAGACAGAATTCTATTGCAATTGGATCTTTGAATGTTGTGAAGAGAAACATTGTCACTGTTCTTACACTTTTAGTACATCtcctttaa
- the LOC104644405 gene encoding probable protein S-acyltransferase 16 isoform X3: MKATRGCRFSFHVTLVSAAIAYIYFSTVFVFIDQWLGLWSSPGILNAILFSVVALFCILSYPLAIYTDPGRVPSSFIPDVEDPENTVQEIKRKGGDMRYCQKCSLYKPPRAHHCRVCNRCVLRMDHHCVWMNNCVGHANYKIFFIFVLYAVIACIYSLVLLVGSITIDSPKHDQQSEGSYRTVYILSGLLLVPLSLVLGFFLGWHVHLILQNKTTIEVSELCGWLKREVMCIHIHMILVHMRI; encoded by the exons ATGAAAGCAACACGTGGCTGCAGATTCTCCTTCCACGTCACCCTCGTCTCTGCGGCAATTGCTTACATTTACTTCTCCACTgtatttgtattcattgatCAGTGGTTGGGACTTTGGTCGTCTCCCGGTATACTTAACGCCATCCTGTTTTCCGTCGTTGCTCTCTTCTGCATTTTGAGTTACCCACTTGCAATATACACTGATCCGGGTCGTGTTCCTAGCTCATTCATACCCGATGTCGAAGACCCGGAGAATACGGTTCAAGAGATCAAGCGAAAG GGTGGGGATATGAGATACTGCCAGAAGTGTTCCCTTTATAAGCCTCCACGTGCCCATCATTGTCGTGTATGTAATAGATGTGTACTGCGAATG GATCATCATTGTGTGTGGATGAATAATTGTGTGGGCCATGCAAACTACAAGATCTTCTTCATCTTCGTTTTATACGCAGTTATTGCTTGCATATATTCCCTG GTTCTGCTTGTTGGTAGCATAACTATTGATTCTCCAAAGCACGACCAGCAAAGTGAAGGTTCTTACAGAACAGTATAT ATTCTTTCAGGGCTTCTACTGGTCCCACTAAGCTTGGTACTGGGTTTTTTTTTGGGTTGGCATGTGCACCTGATTTTGCAAAACAAGACAACCATTGAG GTGTCAGAGCTATGTGGCTGGCTGAAAAGGGAGGTCATGTGCATTCACATCCATATGATCTTGGTGCATATGAGAATTTGA